From Ruminococcus sp. HUN007, a single genomic window includes:
- a CDS encoding FliH/SctL family protein, which translates to MSKIFRSEEVVKIAEAVMIPDCVVRVEPRELPESTLLGVSDDDLPASGDITDGEMESGTETDPSADDEAMSEDAKASYESEYEKLEIERDAIIKQAQSEAAQIIENARAEAAQILEDAAEQAKNVMASAMEDGYAEGVRTKQEEIENCLLELNQSVAELKINQEEYFDDYADELRLTALEVAEKVLAQKLEVDERVIIPLARSAVKTLREVNWIKVEISDKMRNVAAELEKVISDAKPNQRIEVEVRRDAPEGTCVVSTAEGVIVASVLQQLQNIREYFEHYKDSEENVSETRSF; encoded by the coding sequence GTGAGCAAAATATTCAGATCAGAGGAAGTAGTAAAAATCGCTGAAGCGGTCATGATCCCTGACTGTGTTGTCAGAGTCGAGCCGCGTGAGCTTCCGGAGTCAACTCTTCTGGGCGTCAGCGATGATGATCTGCCGGCTTCCGGAGATATTACCGACGGGGAAATGGAATCCGGTACGGAAACCGATCCTTCTGCTGATGACGAGGCAATGTCTGAAGATGCAAAAGCCTCGTATGAATCAGAATATGAAAAGCTTGAGATCGAGCGTGACGCTATAATAAAGCAGGCACAGTCGGAAGCAGCACAGATAATCGAGAATGCACGTGCAGAGGCGGCTCAGATACTTGAAGATGCTGCCGAACAGGCTAAAAACGTTATGGCTTCCGCTATGGAAGACGGATATGCCGAGGGCGTCAGAACAAAACAGGAAGAGATCGAGAATTGTCTGCTTGAACTGAATCAGTCAGTTGCCGAACTTAAGATCAATCAGGAAGAATACTTTGATGATTACGCAGATGAACTCAGACTTACAGCTCTTGAAGTGGCTGAAAAGGTTCTTGCACAGAAACTTGAAGTTGACGAAAGAGTCATTATCCCGCTTGCAAGAAGTGCTGTCAAGACACTGAGGGAAGTTAACTGGATAAAAGTAGAAATCTCAGATAAAATGCGAAATGTGGCTGCGGAACTGGAAAAGGTCATAAGCGATGCAAAGCCTAACCAGCGTATCGAAGTGGAAGTCAGACGTGACGCTCCGGAAGGCACCTGTGTTGTAAGCACGGCCGAAGGCGTTATAGTTGCTTCAGTGCTTCAGCAGCTTCAGAACATACGTGAATATTTTGAGCATTACAAGGACAGTGAGGAAAATGTATCAGAAACTCGATCATTCTAA